TGAATCTTCGTGAAGCAGCATTCCCCAGTGACTAGTCAGTGGTTTCATTCATAGGAATCATGAAGTACCAAGATATTCAAAATGACATACCGCTGAAGCACTCTGGGAAGGTCCTGTGAAAAGCCATAGGAGAAACTGTCCATATGCTACATAAATGTCCAGTTAATGGACTATGAAACCTCAAGGGTGAAACTGCAGCTCCTCTCAGGACTACGGCAGCTGTGGGAGGGTGTATGTTGCCTACACACAAAATACACTGCCGCAAGAACCATTCCATTACAAGCTGTGCAGCTAGGATTTGAGTAAATTTGGTAAATGACCTCCTATTGACAATCTCATCCTCTGCTGCCTTGAAAGGACTCACACGAGCGtcagttatgaacaaatcagaTGGTACACCGTCAGCGTATCGGCGTCACAGATAATTTTGAAAATGCTAAGCAATAACTTAGGTTACAAaagtggaaggtgaaggcagcACTAAAGTCCTCTTGAGAACCAGCTCACCTGTAAACTTCTTCTTGATGGCATCTTTGGAGCTGGCATAGATCATCTTGCTTTTTAAAGGAGCATTTTCAGGGGCCCTGtcagagaaaaacaatgaaGAGACAAAGAACACCACATCTGCACCACATGCAGTTTGCTCACAGAGAGTACTTGCACACGGCCTGTTAGGTGAAGATGCGAAGATCTACGAAAATTCGTGCATTTTCCACTCCAAGCTGAAGAACAAACTAATTTTAGCCTGCTTGCCAAGTTCCTAATTCGATCAGGCAACCAACATACCAAAACACGAATACCAAGTCTTCTTTCTTAGACTCTTTCGTCTCGTATGTTGCGTCGTACAGGCCGTAGCGGCAGTCGTTGAGAGGCAGGAGCTTCACGAAGGAGGCGTACGGGTCGTCCACGGTCTCCCCTATGTCGCCGACCAGGATCTGCTTGCCCTGCTCTACGATGATGGTCTTCTTGTCATCGCTGAGGCAGAACAGCACAGCCTTCTTGCGCTTTTTGACATCTTCCGACGACGAGGACTTGCGCACCTTCATGTCGTTGAAAACCTTGATGACTTCATCGCTGACTGTGACGCCAGAGGCCTCGGTTGAGAGAAAAGCAATGTTCTGCAGTTGCCACCTCGGTCATCTACCGTGTGTCCACACTTAAGACAGAACTATACTACACCTGGGGTACATAATGGCACAAGTTGTGCGGCAGAAGTTGTGCTCAAGTTAGGACTGAATGTCAACAATGtgcacaacactttttttttttttttttttttttttttttttttttaagtctggaGATCATTAATGGACTATGTAGTACAGATGAGGGAGAATGTCATACAGTCAGCTCACAAACATACCGACACGTCTCTTTTTCTCAGTTTGGCTCGTGTCACATTACTTCTACTTTATTACTAAGAATCTACTGAAATTTAATTCAAACTATTTTACAACCTTGTCTGTGCTGACCAACTATTTTTACCTCATATACAGCCTAATGGACTGAAAATAGTGAAAGTTCAATTGctaaactttacatttatcagtGTAAATTACTGTTGAAACCCAGAAACTGCATTAGCCcgataataattttaatgacaGATTTGTTAAACGTCTCTTTAACTGGAGTATCAAAAATATggtatatacatgcacacaaaacGTAATTTATTCCGAGTCTGAAATGGGAACTTAGCTGTGGAAggttacaataaataaattagcagaaataaaaaagattttatttattcattaataacGTGTACATTCATTTGGCTGACTGAGGGGTGCAACTGGAACATAAGCGTCAGGAAGGACAtacatacaaaacacattttgtggtAAACGTGAACATTATAGTATAGTATCAGTATGATTTCCCCCCTAAAACGGTGTTCCTCACACGCAGCTCCGTGCAAACGGGATTTAATCGCTTAGTACTTCCACACGCACACTGACTTTCCAAACcccagcagcagctcttccCTTCACCAGCCCAGTTACTTAGCATAATTACGTCTGTCTGTGGCGGTGACTAAACGACCCTCTCAGAAAAACCGAGAATACCGTTAAACAACGGAGAAGATGACTCGCCCGCGGGGCGCGAGGCTACAATTGCACCAAAATGGCCGCCCGGACCTCACGGCTCGTTTTATTATAGTGCCGCACTTGTAATCACCGCCATCGGTGAGTTTGGCGCGAGCGCGTTTTCCCTCGCGACCCGTCCCGCAAAGGCGACGTAAACCCACGCACGCGAGGCACCGCGCGACTGAAGAGCAGGGCTGGCCGCCGCGGGACGTCTCGCTGCTCACCATGATGTTTCCAGGCGGCCGGGGCCGGAGTCCGCGATGCACTGCGCGGATTAGGGCGGATTAGGGTGCGGGAGCGCGGCGGCGGGCGGCTCGCACGAGACACGCCTCACGGGCGCGGGGTCAAGCACCAAAATCCCACAGGCGCTTCTGCAGCCGCTGACGACTCGTGTTTTGCGCGGCGCGCTTCCAATCCTTCACTGCCACTTTATAAATCCGCTGTGTTGAGGTCGCTGTTTGGGACAACCCTAGGATTCCGTTCCAAAGTGTTCATTATTCCTGTTGGATAAAACAATACAGCGACTCTTTCCCAATACCACTCGcctaaaataatgaaatgtgttgATTAATCTAAAAGAACACAGCGAGGCTTCAAGGTTTCAAGATATACATATTGTTACCATAACCCTGCGTTAGATTTTTAACCAAAattccacccatccatccatcgacaTGAGTAACCATCcgttcagtgcagggtcatggcagtcgGGATGCCTGACCCGAAAGGAGACGGGCCGaaccagggtgcaccctggaccgGACAGCATCctttgcagggcaatcacacacgcaCTACTGGCGATTTAGCGTCCCCACTTCGctcgaaacacatctttggactgtgggaggaaaccggagcaagGTGAGGAAACCCAGTGGAACTCGAGGAGAAACCCCTGCTCGGACTGAGCGATGATCTAGGTGTACCAAGGCCCCGGCGCTGCCCGCTggcccactgtgctgcccagctGTAGCCACTTGTTTAAGTTGTTAAAAATAGATTGTAAAAGTCTTTTGGGACCAAAGCATCAATCAATCGATTAAACAGTAACTTGAGCTTCAACTCTCAGTGacaaactaattaaaatgtctCCTAAAACCTGTCCTCTAAGAACAGTGCTGCAAATTCCTGATTTATAgagatattttcatttttataaaagtgTAAAGGTGCTGAAGTGGCTTTAATGCCCTATTCTGATTTGTTGTTGCATTACTGATGCTCTGCTTGACACTGGGGGATTCTGGGAGGTTCAACAGGTGATCCTCTAACCATTGTGGCAAGTGGGAGGGCTCAGAATGAAGTGGCAGAACTCTCTATTATCCagcagtttgttttgtactCTCTGTTGTGCCTTTGTTAAGGCTGTTTTTGAAAGACTTGGTGTTTGATAAAAGCAACTGTTTCAGAACTCTGTTTGTAGTAGTTCTATGGTGGGACACTGCTATATTAACCTTAATTTTTAATgggttatatttaaaaaaaaaaaaattgctgggtAAACTACTTAATCACTGATTTTATCTTGAAAACAGGGCAGTGCTCTATGGAGAGTCAATTTGATTTTTGTGAGTAGTCTGGCTTTTTCAGGACAGATATTTCTCAAATTCTCTGTACTTGCTTTTatttgaactgaaaaaaatgaaatgtactgcacttattgtatttttctgtgcgatgtatgttgctttggagaaaagaatcttccagataaataaatgtaaatataaatgatagtAAACAGCCATTTCCTACATTTATCTCTCTATTCAGATAAAGAGAACAGGTCCAGAGGTCTGGAAGCTCTCAACTATAGTTTTTGCAATTTACAGTTAGCTACAATTATGACTGCAGTTGATACATGCATGTACCACTGTAACAATTCAGTGGTTTGAAACGTTATTATTGTTGCTTACAAGGATGAAAGCACAACCAagcaatgaaacatttttatttacgcTTTTTAATGACACCATAAATTACAGGAAGAGCAGTGAACAAAATTTTTAGGACTGATTAACAGAAGGCACTACGGTGAAAGATTTGATTCATGTGGTCAAAGCTAAATTAGTCAGATAAGCTAATTACTAATATGCCAGTTtaatctgtgtgtgttcagaattGTCACCATCCTCCACTGATgatgtactttatattttgaaTGCTGTCTTATTAGCCGACTACACTGTTGTCCTTCAAGGCTATTTAATGTTTCTTGCTTCTCACCTTGGTGTTTCCATACTGGGAtagtaagagtgtgtgtgtgtctgtatgcgTGTATTCTTCTGGACGGGGGAGAACAGAGCTGTTGACTACATGCTCCTTTCAGATCCCTTTCTTTCTCATTCTGTCAGAACCAGTAGACTGTGTAAGCCCAAAACTATGTGGCAACCTACTCTTTTGTATGGTAAGCACGAGATGAATGCTTGGTGCCATAGCCGCGAGGATGGGCTACTACTTTGACCCGGTAGATTCCAGGTCTACGACCATTTGTGGTACCATGACGCACTGCAGGCACCTTCCTGGAGTCACGCTCCAAATTAGGCATAGGAAGGGTTCTTGCCCGAGTTCCAACCACACCGTGGCATTGCCTCTGGCACTCCTCTCGAGTGGGGAAGTTGTTAGAGTTGCCGTGGCAACCACCGTACCAGAAGTGGGTGCAGTGGCCTGTGGCACTGTTGTAGTAGTAGCGGGAAGCCCAGGTGCTgcatggaccaggactggatgGCAAGGAGCATTTTGCTTCATGATCTGTAAATGGCAGAACATAAGTTATTCCCCtttcaaaagaatgaaaaatgaagacatCAGATCAACAGCAGTGTTGATAACGGCATCCTGCAATTAAAGTTCTCATGCTCACCATCATTGGGACGGTTATG
This genomic window from Scleropages formosus chromosome 1, fSclFor1.1, whole genome shotgun sequence contains:
- the LOC108924123 gene encoding cofilin-2, with product MASGVTVSDEVIKVFNDMKVRKSSSSEDVKKRKKAVLFCLSDDKKTIIVEQGKQILVGDIGETVDDPYASFVKLLPLNDCRYGLYDATYETKESKKEDLVFVFWAPENAPLKSKMIYASSKDAIKKKFTGIKHEWQVNGLDDIQDRSTLADKLGGSVVVSLEGRPL